The window GCAGTGATATGGAGAGTGGCTTTGGCGAGAGGACGATCCAGCCAGATCTCTTTGCGAAAATACGGCGCGGGAGCCATGGTTTTTTCATCACCCTGGGTGGAGGAGGAAATCCATTGAGAAGAGGAATCGAGGGAAGCCATGTGGTGGGACATTAGCGGCTTTCCCGGATTGCTTCCTTGATGATGACGCCAGATTATAGCATTATTCCGCCATGCGACGGGGGCGTAATCTGCTGCGTGAGGCGTTCTTTTCGGACCCCAGGCTGGGCGTTGTGGTCTGTCGGCAGAGAGACCAGTCCCCGATCGAGATGCATGGTCATGAGTTTTGTGAGATCGTCATTGTGCTGGGAGGGACGGGGCGGCATTTCACCCCGCAGGGATCGCGCTCAATCCTCGCTGGAGACGTGCTCGTGGTGAACCGGAAGCAAAGCCACGGCTACGGGGATACGCAGGGGCTGGATATCGCCAACATCCTCGTCGCGGATGAGGTGATGCGTGATGCCGAGGTGGCGCTCGGGTCCATGCCGGGGTATCACGCCTTGTTTACGATGGAGGCTGTACGAAGAAGCTCCGGGGCGGGCGATGCCCATATCCATCTCCGTTCCGATGAACTCGCCTGGGTGGAGAATCTGGTGGAGTCGATGGAGGCGGAGGGTCGCCGCCCGGACGATGGCGGTGGCGCGATGATTCGGGTCTGGTTCCTGCTCTTGGTGGGGTTTCTCGCCCGGCGCTATCAGCCCCGCGATGAGAAAAGACCGGGTCTCGATGCGCGCATTGGCACGGTGCTCGCACGCATCGACAGGCACCCGGAGCATCCGGTCTCGCTCGGGGAGCTTGCGCGCGGGGCCGGGATGTCGGAGCGATCGTTCTTGCGCAGCTTCAAGGAGGCCACCGCTCTCTCCCCGGTCGACTATGTGCTGCGGGCGA of the Terrimicrobium sacchariphilum genome contains:
- a CDS encoding helix-turn-helix domain-containing protein, whose product is MRRGRNLLREAFFSDPRLGVVVCRQRDQSPIEMHGHEFCEIVIVLGGTGRHFTPQGSRSILAGDVLVVNRKQSHGYGDTQGLDIANILVADEVMRDAEVALGSMPGYHALFTMEAVRRSSGAGDAHIHLRSDELAWVENLVESMEAEGRRPDDGGGAMIRVWFLLLVGFLARRYQPRDEKRPGLDARIGTVLARIDRHPEHPVSLGELARGAGMSERSFLRSFKEATALSPVDYVLRARVRKAERLLVAAQPRQSITEIAFTCGFNDSNYFSRVFRRFALCSPRDFRAARRGLLR